The segment TGGCCCAGCTTGGCGACCATCACGCGGGGGCGACGGCCAAGCGTTTCAGCCGCTGCGGCAATTTCTTCCTTGAGCTTGTCCCAACCTTCAGCAGAGTCGTAAGCGGCAGCGTACACACCCGTCACCTTTTGTGTATCAGCCCGGTGGCGGCCAAAGGCCTTTTCCATCGCGTCGGAGACTTCGCCCACCGTGGCGCGCAGACGCACGGCCTTGATGGCCAGATCCAGCAAGTTTCCTTCGCCGGATTCAGCTGCAGAAGTGATAGCTGCAAGCGCTTGTTCCACGGCTGCTGTATCGCGTTTTGCCTTGATGCTGTTGAGGCGTGCAATCTGGCTGTCACGGACCTTGACGTTGTCCACGTCCAAAATTTCGATGGGGTCTTCCTTGGCAAGCTTGTACTTGTTGACGCCAACGATGACTTCCTTGCCGGAGTCGATACGGGCCTGCTTTTCAGCGGCAGCGGCTTCAATCTTGAGCTTGGCCCAGCCGGAGTCCACCGCAGCGGTCATGCCGCCCATGGCGTCGACTTCTTCGATGATCTTCCAGGCGGCATCGGCCATGTCCTGGGTCAGCTTTTCCATCATGTAGGAACCGGCCCAAGGGTCGATCACATTAGTGATGTGGGTTTCTTCCTGAATGATCAGCTGCGTGTTGCGGGCAATACGGGCCGAGAATTCAGTAGGCAGTGCAATGGCTTCGTCCAGCGCATTGGTGTGCAGAGACTGGGTGCCGCCAAACACGGCGGCCATGGCTTCGATGGTGGTGCGCACCACGTTGTTGTACGGATCTTGCTCGGTCAAGCTCCAGCCAGAAGTCTGGCAGTGCGTGCGCAGCATCAGGCTCTTGGGGTTCTTGGCGCCGGTTTCCTTCATGATGCGGCACCACAGCAGACGGGCGGCGCGCATTTTGGCGATCTCCAGATAGAAGTTCATGCCAATCGCCCAGAAGAAGGACAGGCGGCCCGCGAAAGCGTCCACATCCATGCCCTTGTCGATGGCAGTCTTCACGTACTCTTTGCCGTCGGCCAGTGTAAAGGCCAGCTCCAGCGCCTGATTGGCACCGGCTTCTTGCATGTGGTAGCCCGAAATCGAGATCGAGTTGAACTTGGGCATGTTCGCGCTCGTGTACTCGATGATGTCGCCAATGATCTTCATCGATGGCTTGGGCGGGTAGATATAGGTGTTGCGCACCATGAACTCTTTCAGAATGTCGTTCTGAATCGTTCCTGCCAACTGATCTTGGCTCACGCCCTGCTCTTCAGCAGCCACCACGTAACCGGCCAGCACGGGCAGCACCGCGCCATTCATGGTCATGGAGACCGAGACCTTGTCCAGCGGAATCTGGTCAAACAAGATCTTCATGTCTTCGACCGAGTCAATGGCCACACCGGCCTTGCCCACATCGCCCGTCACGCGGGGATGGTCAGAGTCGTAGCCGCGGTGTGTGGCCAAATCGAATGCGACGGAAACGCCTTGGCCGCCGGCAGCCAGCGCCTTACGGTAGAAGGCGTTGGATTCTTCAGCGGTAGAGAAACCGGCGTACTGGCGAATGGTCCAAGGGCGACCTGCATACATGGTTGCTTGTGGGCCACGAATATAGGGGGGAAAACCGGGCAGCGTGTTGGTGTGCTGAAGGTCTGCGGTGTCTTCAGCCGTGTACAGGGGCTTGACGGTAATGCCGTCAGGCGTGACCCAGTTCAGGTTGTTGATATCACCACCGGGTGACACCTTGTTGGCAGCCTTTGCCCAGGCTTGCATGTCTGCAGGTGCAAATTCTTGTTGGCCCTGTGTATTGTTCTCTTGGCTCATGTTGTCTCTCTATCTCTCGTACGCGGTGCGTGCAGTGAAGTGTGAAATGGCGGCGAACTACTTGTTTGCCCTTAGTGTACATGATTCATAATTATGAATTCAAAATTTCTAATTGCATATAATGAGCGGTAATGACATCCAAAATGCTTACACCCCTCGCGCTATATGAACAGGTCGCTGAACAGCTACGCCAACGCATTTTTCGGCAAGAGCTCGAACCTGGCGTATGGATTGATGAGCTAAAGATTGCCGAAGAATTCGGCATCAGCCGCACTCCTATGCGTGAAGCATTAAAGGTTCTGGCCACTGAAGGGCTAGTTACCATGAAGCTGCGCCGTGGTGCTTATGTCACCGAGGTGTCGCGAAAAGATATTTCGGACGTCTATCACCTGCTGAGCCTGCTCGAAGCCGATGCCGCTTCAGAAGTTGCGGGCAAGGCCAGTGATGAAGAGTTGCAACGCTTAAAGCAAATCCACGATGAACTAAAGCAGCAAACTGCCAACTCAGATCGCTTCTTTGCGCTCAACGAGAGTTTTCACATGGAGATTCTGGAAATTGCCAATAACCGCTGGCGCATCCAGTTGGTGGCAGACCTGCGCAAGGTTATGAAGCTCAACCGCCACAAGTCGCTTTTCAAACAAGGCCGCATTGAGGACTCACTGGCCGAGCATGACGCCATCATGCAAGCCCTGCTAGAGCGTCAGCCGCATATCGCAATGAATGCAGTCAAGCAGCACTTTAGAAATGGGCTGGAAGCAGCGGTTTAGAGCACTTAGCTTCATAAGACTGAGCCGTCATTCGTCAACAATCGTCTTTGTAAGTCTTTTTGAAGTCTCTTAAAGATTCTTCCTACAAATAAAGTAAATCGGATTACTTTATTTGTGTCATCCTTAGCGCAGTAACGGAATGTGCTTTCATTCTTTAGGATGACTACTACTCATGTTAGAGAATTTTTTTTGGAGTTCATCTCCAGGAGTCCAGCTACAGCACGGTGAGCACGATCCTTTCTTGGTTCTGCTGTCACTCGCTGTTTGCTGGATTGCTTCCTCTCAGGCTCTTCGCCATGCGGCTTTTGCGCGTCTAGCCACTAAACCCCAACTGCGCTGCTGGTCTATTGCTGGCGGTTCGCTGGCGCTGGGTATAGGGATCTGGGCCATGCACTTTATTGGCATGCTGGCTTACTCCCTGCATGAGACTGTGCAATATGACCTGCTGCGCACGGTTATTTCAATCCTTCCAGGCATAGCGGCTTCAGCTGTTGCCCTCACCTTGTTATCTCGCAATGAGATCAGCCCCAAACAATTAATGATTGGCGGCCTGATTGTTGGCGTTGGTATTGCCACCATGCATTACAGCGGTATGGCAGCCATGCGCATGTCGTCGCCGCATAAGTACTCACCTTTTTGGTTTGCGGTTTCACTCATTGTTGGCGTGGCTTTAGCGACTTTGGCGCTTTGGGTACGTTTTGGACTCAACCGCTCCAGCATCAAGCACGACACACTGCGCAAAACACTGGCAGCGCTCATCATGGGCGGCGCGATTGCAGGCATGCACTATATTGCCATGCTGGCGCTGCGAGTCACCGCTGATCACAGCAGTCACGGCATCGCAGCCAGCAATGACAAGCTTATTCTTGCCCTGACCATCGCTTTGATTACGCTCGCCATCGGCGGCCTGATTGCCCAAGCCAACGGCTTGATCCACTACCGTACTCGCTGGCAAAAAGTCGATATGAATGAGGCCCGCTTGAGTGCCTTAGTCAATATGGCTGCCGACGGCATTATCTGCATAGACAATCGCGGCCTAGTGACCGACTACAACCCGGCGGCTGAAGCCATTTTTGGCTGGACTGCAGAAGAAGTGCTTGGCCAGAACGTGAAGATGCTCATGCCTTCGGCATTGTCCGGTCAGCACGATCATTATCTTGACCGCCATGAGACAGGTCAGCGCAATGCACAGCCGCCCCTGAAAAACAAAATTTCTGAAGTACTGGGGCAAAACAAGCAAGGCGCTCTAGTGCCACTTCGCCTCGCATTAAGTCAAGCCGAAGCACGCGGCCAGCGCATCTACGTGGGCTTGCTGACAGATTTAACCGATCGCAAAAAAACCGAGCACCAGCTGCATATTGCCGCTACTGTTTTTGATCATTCTTATGAAGGCATGGTGGTGCTTGACGCCAACCGTAAAGTGGTCGATATCAACCCAGCTTTTGAGCGCATGAGCGGTTTGAGCCGAAAAATTGCGAAGAATAAAGAATTTATCAGTTTGTTTATTCACGACGATGAAGATTCTCGCTGGCATGAAATTTGGACTCAAATAGGCCGCAACGGCCATTGGCAAGGTGCTTGCACCATGCGCCATGACGCGCATACCCACCAAATTTCCTTAACCGCCGTGCGAGACGAGCAGCAGCGCCTGCACCACTACATTGCCGTTTGTTATCAGCGCATTGATATTCCACTAACCGTTTCGATCTGAATTAGCCAGAATTGGCTTGATTCAAAACTTGGACCGTTTGTTTCATTTTTAATCGGCCGCTATCATTCACGAAGCAGCAACTGGCCTGTTTTATGAAGGTTAAGCGTATGGATCATCAAAGTGCGAACGATGTACTAGGCCTGAAAGCTCTGAGCGAGAACTTGAAGATTGCGCAAGCTCAAACTTTGCCAGAGCTTTTAGCCATCCGGGTTCGCACTACTCCACTCGGCGAGGCCTACCGCGAGTTCGATGAAGCTAGCAACAACTGGAAAAGCCTAAGCTGGGCAGATACTGCAGAGCGTGTTGCCCGCTGGAGCCGAGCACTTTGCGCATCCAATCTGCCGCAAGGTGCACGCGTTGCCATCTTGCTGCCCAATGGTTTTGATGCCATGTCGATTGATCAGGCATGCCTGCGCTGCGGCTATGTGCCTGTCCCACTGCACGCCATCGATAACGCCGGAAGCATTGCTTACATTCTGGCCGACTCTGGCGCATCGCTGCTGGTTGTGGCCGAAGCCAGAGCCTGGGATCGCATCTGTGCCACAGGCCAATATTTGCCTGCGCTCCAAATAGTCATCCATGCAAAGCAAACCAAGCAAGATGAGGCATCAAACAGGCGCCCCGCAGAGATTGCGGAAGGCTCGCAAGACGCAGTCAAAGCCCTTTACGCCAAGCCGATGATTGTTCTGAGCGCTTGGCTACAAGCAGGGGACAAAAGCGTTACGGAGCTCCCTGCTGCGCCACTAAAAACCGATCTCGCTGGCATTGTCTACACCTCAGGCACCACTGGCAAACCCAAGGGAGTGATGCTCACGCATGACAATGTGGTCAGCGATGTGCATGCAGTGATGCAGCGCGTCATCGCCTTACAGGAAGATGTTTTTCTCTCCTTTTTGCCACTTTCGCATACGTTTGAAAGAACCACCGGCTACTACTTGGCCGTCGCGACAGGTTCTTGCGTGGCATACGCACGCTCGGTTGCCCTTCTTTCTCAGGACTTGAAAAGTATCCGGCCGACCGTATTGATCTCCGTACCTCGCATCTACGAGCGCGTCTTTGCCAAGGTGCAAGAAACATTGGCACTGAGCCCGAATAAGCACAAGCTGTTTGATGCGGCTGTTAACAAAGGCTGGCTCAGTTTCTGCGCCAAGCAGGGCATTCCCATTTCAAAACCGCAAACTGCAGAGCAAAGCAATGGCGGCTGGGCCGATTTAGTGCCTGCATGGCTTTTGCGAAAGCTTGTAGCTCAGCCCTTGCTTGCCCAATTTGGTGGTCGCTTGCGAATCGCCGTCAGCGGCGGTGCCCCGCTCTCCCCCACCATTGCACGCGCCTTTTTAGGTCTTGGCCTGCCAATGGTGCAAGGCTATGGAATGACAGAAACAGCGCCTGTTGTCAGCGCCAATGGACTCGATGACAACTGGCCAGATACGGTGGGGAAGTCCTTGCCCGGTATCAACGTGCGTATTGGCGATGATCAAGAGTTGCAAATTTCAGGACCTATCGTCATGCGCGGCTACTGGAACCGTCCTGCAGATACGGCGAAGACATTCACCGCTGATGGCTGGCTGAAAACCGGAGATCAAGCAGCTTTAGAAAATGGTCGTATCCGAATCAAAGGCCGCATCAAGGAGATCATCGTCACCTCAACGGGTGAGAAAGTTCCGCCCAATGATGTGGAGCAAGCCATCATGGTCGACCCGCTGTTTGAGCAAGTCTTTGTCGTTGGCGAAAACCAGCCTTTCATTGCCTGCGTTGCCGTAGTCAATGCGGTGGAATGGGAGGTCATGGCCAAAAGTCTGGGCTTGAATCCAGACGAAAAATCCAGTCTTGAGCACTCTGCATCGAAGCGCGAGGCCTTGGCTCGCATCGAAAAGCAAACACGTAGCTTTGCTAAATATGCAGTGCCCAGAGCCATTTGCCTTGTCAAAGACTCATGGAACATTGATAACGGTTTGATGACCCCTACCCTCAAGCTCAAGCGTAAGAACTTGATGGCGTTCTACGAAAAAGATATTGCCCTGATGTACGGAGTCCAACCAGATAGCTGGAAGACAAAGGACTGATTTACCGCGCTCTCTGTTTAAAAGAGAGCTTTTAAAATTCATGTAAGTTACATTAGATATGTTCCTACGTGATGTTTAGGATGGAAAAATACAGCCACTTCCTTCATACATGCCTAATGGCTTTCAATCGCCTGCGCATATGACACAGACGGAATCACTAAAATATCGCCATTCCAAAACGAAGATGGGCAGTTTCACCTCGCTCCTCGTCAAACGTTTTATCGATCTGCCCTCAGCTAGTCCGTACTGCTCGGATCTTTCCCAGCCCCCATGACCGATACACAACAACACTCCATCTGGCGCATGTCCGTTGCGCCAATGATGGATTGGACCGATAGACATTGCCGTTACTTTCATCGCCTGCTCAGCCAGCACACCCTGCTCTACACCGAGATGGTGACGACAGGAGCCTTGGTGCATGGAGATGTGGCACGTCATCTGCGCTTTTCAGCTGAAGAACACCCTGTAGCGCTGCAATTAGGTGGCTCAGAGCCAGTAGATCTGGCGCACAGCGCGCGTTTAGGCGAGCAATGGGGCTACAAAGAGATCAACCTTAACTGCGGCTGCCCTAGCGAGCGGGTGCAGCGCGGCGTGTTTGGCGCTTGCTTGATGAATGAAGCATCTTTGGTAGCGGATTGCGTTAAGGCCATGGCCGATGTGGTGTCGGTCCCCGTCACCGTCAAACACCGCATTGGTATCGACAAAGTTGAAAGCTACGACTTTGTTCGCGATTTTGTGGGCATTGTGGCTGATGCTGGCTGCAATGTGTTTGTGGTTCATGCCCGTAATGCCTGGCTCAAAGGCTTGTCGCCCAAGGAAAACCGCGAGGTTCCGCCGCTGCGCTATGAAATCGTGGCCCAACTCAAGCGCGACTTCCCTCATCTAACCATTGCTGTCAATGGCGGCATCAAAACTGACGAGGTGGTGCAGCAGCAGCTTGAGCTGGTTGACGGCGTGATGGTGGGGCGCGAGGCCTATCACAACCCCTGGTGGATGGCTTCTTGGGATGCTCTTTACTATCAAGATGAGAGCAAAGAGCGAACGCGTGAGGCTGTTGAAGAGCAGATGGTGCTTTATATGGAGCGTGAAGCACGCGAGCATGGCACGAACTGGTATTCCATTGCCCGTCACATGCTGGGGCTTCGCAACAGCCTAGCCGGTGCTCGCCGCTGGCGTCAGGTGTGGAGCGATCACCGCCTGAAAACTCTGCCCGCACATGAGGTGATGAAGATTGCCCGAACCAAGTCCGGCGAAGCCGACTGAGGCGCGATAACTCCCCTAAAAAAGTTGACACTGTCAGCTTTTTTCTTTTGTGCAAGTGACCGCAAAGACCTCGTTGCGCTTTGCCATCAGATTACTAAAGAGAGGGAAACTGGCTATTTCGTCCAGCTCAAGCTACTGATATATTGCACTGCAACATAACCTGTGGAAGTGCCTCTCATGCTCTATCAGATTTACGAAATGCAACGCTCAATGGTCGAGCCATTTGCTGACTTTGCCCAAGCCGCTTCCAAGTTCTATAACAACCCCCATTCGGCCTTTAGCAAGGTTCCGCTGGCCCAGCGCATGGCCGCAGGCTTCAATCTTGTTTATCGCTTGGGTAAGGACTATGAAAAACCTGAGTTCGACCTGCGCAATGTCGAAGTAGACGGTGTCGATGTCACCATCCGCGAGCGTGTAGAGATTGATAAGCCGTTTTGTGAGCTGCGCCGCTTCAAGCGCTTTTCAGACGACCCCAAAACGCTGGACGCCATGCTCAGCCAGCCCGTGGTGCTGATCGTCGCTCCTCTGTCTGGCCATTACGCAACGTTGCTGCGCGATACCGTGCAAAGCATGTTGGGAGGCCATAAGGTCTACATCACCGACTGGAAGAACGCCCGCACCGTGCCACTGTCCGAAGGTGAGTTTCACCTCGACGACTACGTGAACTACGTGCAAGAGTTCATTCGCTACCTGCAAGGCCGCTACGGTCAGTGCCATGTGGTCAGCGTGTGCCAGCCCACCGTGCCCGTGCTGGCCGCGGTATCGCTGATGGCCAGCCGCGGCGAGAGCACACCTTTGTCCATGACCATGATGGGCGGCCCCATTGATGCCCGCCGCTCGCCTACCGCCGTGAACAATCTTGCGGAGACCCGCAGCTACGATTGGTTTAAGAGCAACGTTATTTACGAAGTGCCGAAAAACTATCCCGGTGCAGGCCGCCGTGTGTATCCCGGCTTTTTGCAGTATTCGGGCTTTGTGGCGATGAACCCTGACCGCCATGCCAACAGCCATTACGACTACTTCAAGGACTTGATCAAGGGCGATGAGGCCAGCGCTGAGCATCACCGCAAGTTCTACGACGAGTACAACGCCGTGCTGGACATGGATGCGGACTACTACTTGGAAACCATTGCGACCGTCTTCCAAGAGTACAAACTTGTGAACGGCACTTGGAATGTGAAAAACGAGCAAGGCGAGCTTGAGTTGGTGCGCCCCCAAGACATCAAAACTACTGCCTTGCTGACCGTAGAAGGCGAGCTTGACGATATCTCCGGCTCTGGCCAGACCCGCGCAGCACATGACCTGTGCTCCAGCATCCCCGAAAACGCACAAAAGCATATTGAAGTGCAAGGCGCTGGCCACTACGGCATCTTCAGCGGCAGCCGCTGGCGCAAGACTGTGTACCCACAGGTGCGCGACTTCATCCTTTCTCACCAGCCAGCAGCCGCAACAGCCGCCAGCGCTGCAGGTCATGTCAGCAGCGCAAGCGACGATGCACCCGTGGCAGAAAGCTTGATCGACGACGAGCACGCCAAGCAGCCAAAAACAGGTCAAAATAGCGCCCCCGCCCCGCATAAGCGCAACAACCATCGCGCCAGGGGCTAAAGGCTTACCAGACCAGCATGAACGCATCACCGTCCGCAGCCTCTTCGCTTCAAGCACTGGCTGCGAACATTGATGCAGCCCTGCCCCAGACCCAATGCACGCGCTGCGGATACCCCGATTGCGCGTCCTATGCCGGGGCCATTGCCAGCAGAGAAGCCCCCATCAATCAATGCCCGCCGGGCGGGCAAGAAGGCGTGCGCCGTCTGGCGCTCATTACCGGCCAGCCTGAGTCACCTTTGAGCGCCGAGCACGGCATAGACGCTCCGCGCGCCTTGGCCGTCATTGACGAGGCTTGGTGCATTGGTTGCACGCTGTGCATCAAGGCCTGCCCTACCGATGCCATTTTGGGCGCCAACAAGCGCATGCACACCGTCATTGCCGATCACTGCACCGGCTGCGAGTTGTGCATTCCAGTCTGCCCTGTGGACTGTATTGAACTCATCAATGCCAGTGGTGATGCCACGGGCTGGAATGCTTGGAGCCCCGCACAGGCTGACCATGCCCGCAGCCGCTACAGCGACCATGTACAGCGCACAGGCCGCAAAGCCAATGCGCCGGTACGCACCACAGCATTGTCAGCCGCCACAGAAATGCCCGCTGAAGCCACCACCGAGGCAACGCTTGACACCCCGCAGCTAGCAGTGCCAGCCAGCGATAAAAAAGCGACGATTGCCGCCATCTTGGCCAAAGCCAAAGCCCAACGCGCCGGGCTTTGATCTTTATGAATGAAACAGCCTTCTTGTCCACATAAATAATGGACTAGATGCTATCTATTTGTGAGTATGAAAAGCGTCAAAAGCCTAGCGAGCAAGCTCTATCTTTTGGACGCTCTTTTATCGCCTTAACCTGACTCTTTGCCGATTCACTAGTGTTTTCTCCATCACTTTCGTCGAAAAACACAAAACACAACGGCGAAAAATGGAAAACAAAGCACTTATCTGCGCTATTTTCATCTGTGCAAATAGCTCCAGCCCATAATGTGCATCTATGAACCCCCTGCTCTCGCGCCTCCAGCCTTATCCGTTTGAACGCCTTCGTCAGCTGTTTGCCTCTGTACAGCCGCCAGCAGGTGTGCGTCCCATCAGTCTCGGCATTGGCGAGCCGCGCCACGCCACGCCGCCTTTTATCGAGCAAGCCCTAAGTAGCGAACTCCAAGGACTGTCGGTTTACCCCGCTACCGCCGGTATGCCCGTGCTGCGCGAGGCCTGCGCAAAGTGGGCCAACCAGCGCTACGGCCTTGAGCTTGATGCCGCCACGCAGATCATTCCCGTCAATGGCTCGCGTGAAGCGCTGTTTGCCTTCACTCAAGTGGTGGTGGACAACACCAAAGCTGGTGCGCGCGTCATTTGCCCCAACCCCTTCTACCAAATCTACGAAGGCGCGACGCTGCTCGCTGGTGCAACGCCTTACTACGCAGCCAGCGACGCAGCACGCAACTTTGCCGTAAACTGGGATGCAGTGCCCGAGGATGTGTGGCAGAACACGCAGATGATTTTTGTGTGCTCGCCCGGCAACCCCACAGGCGCGGTGATGCCCTTGTCAGAATGGGAAAAGCTCTTTGCCCTGTCCGACAAGCATGGCTTTGTGATTGCCAGCGACGAGTGCTATAGCGAGATCTACTTCCAAGAAGAAGCGCCCTTGGGCGGACTGGAAGCCGCTAAAAAGCTGGGCCGTCATGATTTTAAGAACTTGGTGATGTTCACCAGCCTGTCCAAGCGCAGCAATGTGCCCGGCCTGCGCAGCGGCTTTGTGGCGGGCGATGCTACCCTGCTCAAGTCCTTCTTGCTCTACCGTACCTACCACGGCGGCGCGATGAGCCCTGTGGTGCAAACCGCATCAGTGGCCGCTTGGAACGATGAGGCCCATGTCCAAGAAAACCGCCGCCTGTACCGCGAGAAGTTTGCACAGGTTACGCCCGTGCTCGCCAAAGTCATGGATGTGAAGCTGCCCGATGCCAGCTTCTACCTGTGGGCCGGCATTCCTGCAGAGTTAGGCATGGATGATGCGCAATTCGCCAAGGAGCTGTACATTCATACAGGCGTCACGGTTTTGCCAGGTAGCTACTTGGCCCGAGAGGCTCAAGGCTTTAACCCCGGCGCCAACCGCATTCGCATGGCGCTGGTGGCAGAAACGGCAGAATGTCTGGAAGCGGCGCAGCGCATCGCCCAGTTCATCGCAAGCCGTACGCACTGATTGACCCTCATAAAGGGTTGTAACAGACCCTTTATGGCTAAACGATTTACCTTAACTTTCGATTGAAATATCGAGCTTTAACTGAAAACATCATGACCCAACAACTGCAATCCATCATTGACGCCGCCTGGGAAAACCGTTCAGAGATCTCTGCCAAGTCCGCTCCTAAGGAAGTGGCTGAAGCAGTTCAGCATGCTTTGAACGAACTCAATAACGGTACGCTGCGCGTGGCGACCCGTGAAGGCGTGGGTCAGTGGACTGTGCACCAGTGGCTGAAAAAGGCCGTGCTGCTGTCCTTCCGACTGAACGACAACAAGCTGATCCAATCGGGTGACCTGAACTTCTTTGACAAGGTCCCCACCAAGTACGAAGGTATGAGCGAAGCCGAAATCGCCGCCACCGGCGTGCGCGTGGTGCCGCCTGCTGTGGCCCGCCGCGGCTCTTTCATCGCCCCTGGCGCCATCCTGATGCCTTCCTACGTGAACATCGGTGCCTACGTGGACTCCGGCACCATGGTGGACACTTGGGCCACCGTGGGCTCCTGCGCCCAAGTGGGCAAGAACGTTCACCTGTCGGGTGGCGTGGGCCTGGGCGGCGTGCTCGAACCCCTGCAAGCCAACCCCACCATCATTGAAGACAACTGCTTCATCGGTGCCCGCTCCGAAGTGGTCGAAGGCGTGATCGTGGAAGAAAACTCCGTCATCTCCATGGGCGTGTACATCGGCCAGTCCACCCCCATCTTCAATCGCGAAACCGGTGAAACCACCTTCGGCCGCGTGCCCGCTGGCTCCGTGGTGGTGTCGGGCAACCTGCCCAAGAAGACCAAGGACGGCAAGGACTACTCCATGTATGCCGCCATCATCGTCAAGACCGTGGATGCCAAGACCCGCTCCACAACCAGCTTGAACGACCTGCTGCGCGATTAATTTCGCCGCACCTTTAAGGTGTGTCACAAAAAGCCTGCCCGCTTGCAAAGCGCGCAGGCTTTTTTCATGCCTGAGGCCATAGCGCAGGCCGGCTCAAGCCCGCCTAGCCTCACAAGGCGCTAACATGCACAAACCGAGAGGCCGCGTACAGTTTGTGTGCCAGCAATGAGAAAACAAGGGATGAGAGAAAAATGAGCACTATGGAAAAAATTCTGCGTCTGATGGCTGAGAAAAAAGCCTCCGACGTCTTTCTTTCAGCCCGTGCACCGGCACTAATCAAGATCAATGGCGTAAGCGTTCCTATTAACAACCAGGAGCTGCCAGTCGATGCCCCTTTGGCATTACTTGCCGAAGTTGTCTCCCCTGAAGCTATTAAAGAGCTCACAGAAACGGGCGAGTTGAACACCGCGATCCCAATTACCGGCTTGGGGCGCTTTCGTATCAGCGCTATGCGCCAGCGCGGCAGCTATGCCGTTGTAATTCGCTTT is part of the Comamonas sp. Y33R10-2 genome and harbors:
- the scpA gene encoding methylmalonyl-CoA mutase is translated as MSQENNTQGQQEFAPADMQAWAKAANKVSPGGDINNLNWVTPDGITVKPLYTAEDTADLQHTNTLPGFPPYIRGPQATMYAGRPWTIRQYAGFSTAEESNAFYRKALAAGGQGVSVAFDLATHRGYDSDHPRVTGDVGKAGVAIDSVEDMKILFDQIPLDKVSVSMTMNGAVLPVLAGYVVAAEEQGVSQDQLAGTIQNDILKEFMVRNTYIYPPKPSMKIIGDIIEYTSANMPKFNSISISGYHMQEAGANQALELAFTLADGKEYVKTAIDKGMDVDAFAGRLSFFWAIGMNFYLEIAKMRAARLLWCRIMKETGAKNPKSLMLRTHCQTSGWSLTEQDPYNNVVRTTIEAMAAVFGGTQSLHTNALDEAIALPTEFSARIARNTQLIIQEETHITNVIDPWAGSYMMEKLTQDMADAAWKIIEEVDAMGGMTAAVDSGWAKLKIEAAAAEKQARIDSGKEVIVGVNKYKLAKEDPIEILDVDNVKVRDSQIARLNSIKAKRDTAAVEQALAAITSAAESGEGNLLDLAIKAVRLRATVGEVSDAMEKAFGRHRADTQKVTGVYAAAYDSAEGWDKLKEEIAAAAETLGRRPRVMVAKLGQDGHDRGAKVVATAFADLGYDVDMGPLFQTPEECARQAIENDVHAVGVSTLAAGHKTLVPAIIAELKAQGADDIIVFVGGVVPAQDYEFLYSAGVKGVYGPGTPIPASAKDVLEQIKKANGI
- a CDS encoding GntR family transcriptional regulator; its protein translation is MTSKMLTPLALYEQVAEQLRQRIFRQELEPGVWIDELKIAEEFGISRTPMREALKVLATEGLVTMKLRRGAYVTEVSRKDISDVYHLLSLLEADAASEVAGKASDEELQRLKQIHDELKQQTANSDRFFALNESFHMEILEIANNRWRIQLVADLRKVMKLNRHKSLFKQGRIEDSLAEHDAIMQALLERQPHIAMNAVKQHFRNGLEAAV
- a CDS encoding MHYT domain-containing protein; the encoded protein is MLENFFWSSSPGVQLQHGEHDPFLVLLSLAVCWIASSQALRHAAFARLATKPQLRCWSIAGGSLALGIGIWAMHFIGMLAYSLHETVQYDLLRTVISILPGIAASAVALTLLSRNEISPKQLMIGGLIVGVGIATMHYSGMAAMRMSSPHKYSPFWFAVSLIVGVALATLALWVRFGLNRSSIKHDTLRKTLAALIMGGAIAGMHYIAMLALRVTADHSSHGIAASNDKLILALTIALITLAIGGLIAQANGLIHYRTRWQKVDMNEARLSALVNMAADGIICIDNRGLVTDYNPAAEAIFGWTAEEVLGQNVKMLMPSALSGQHDHYLDRHETGQRNAQPPLKNKISEVLGQNKQGALVPLRLALSQAEARGQRIYVGLLTDLTDRKKTEHQLHIAATVFDHSYEGMVVLDANRKVVDINPAFERMSGLSRKIAKNKEFISLFIHDDEDSRWHEIWTQIGRNGHWQGACTMRHDAHTHQISLTAVRDEQQRLHHYIAVCYQRIDIPLTVSI
- a CDS encoding long-chain fatty acid--CoA ligase, yielding MDHQSANDVLGLKALSENLKIAQAQTLPELLAIRVRTTPLGEAYREFDEASNNWKSLSWADTAERVARWSRALCASNLPQGARVAILLPNGFDAMSIDQACLRCGYVPVPLHAIDNAGSIAYILADSGASLLVVAEARAWDRICATGQYLPALQIVIHAKQTKQDEASNRRPAEIAEGSQDAVKALYAKPMIVLSAWLQAGDKSVTELPAAPLKTDLAGIVYTSGTTGKPKGVMLTHDNVVSDVHAVMQRVIALQEDVFLSFLPLSHTFERTTGYYLAVATGSCVAYARSVALLSQDLKSIRPTVLISVPRIYERVFAKVQETLALSPNKHKLFDAAVNKGWLSFCAKQGIPISKPQTAEQSNGGWADLVPAWLLRKLVAQPLLAQFGGRLRIAVSGGAPLSPTIARAFLGLGLPMVQGYGMTETAPVVSANGLDDNWPDTVGKSLPGINVRIGDDQELQISGPIVMRGYWNRPADTAKTFTADGWLKTGDQAALENGRIRIKGRIKEIIVTSTGEKVPPNDVEQAIMVDPLFEQVFVVGENQPFIACVAVVNAVEWEVMAKSLGLNPDEKSSLEHSASKREALARIEKQTRSFAKYAVPRAICLVKDSWNIDNGLMTPTLKLKRKNLMAFYEKDIALMYGVQPDSWKTKD
- the dusA gene encoding tRNA dihydrouridine(20/20a) synthase DusA, with product MTDTQQHSIWRMSVAPMMDWTDRHCRYFHRLLSQHTLLYTEMVTTGALVHGDVARHLRFSAEEHPVALQLGGSEPVDLAHSARLGEQWGYKEINLNCGCPSERVQRGVFGACLMNEASLVADCVKAMADVVSVPVTVKHRIGIDKVESYDFVRDFVGIVADAGCNVFVVHARNAWLKGLSPKENREVPPLRYEIVAQLKRDFPHLTIAVNGGIKTDEVVQQQLELVDGVMVGREAYHNPWWMASWDALYYQDESKERTREAVEEQMVLYMEREAREHGTNWYSIARHMLGLRNSLAGARRWRQVWSDHRLKTLPAHEVMKIARTKSGEAD
- a CDS encoding polyhydroxyalkanoate depolymerase, with the protein product MLYQIYEMQRSMVEPFADFAQAASKFYNNPHSAFSKVPLAQRMAAGFNLVYRLGKDYEKPEFDLRNVEVDGVDVTIRERVEIDKPFCELRRFKRFSDDPKTLDAMLSQPVVLIVAPLSGHYATLLRDTVQSMLGGHKVYITDWKNARTVPLSEGEFHLDDYVNYVQEFIRYLQGRYGQCHVVSVCQPTVPVLAAVSLMASRGESTPLSMTMMGGPIDARRSPTAVNNLAETRSYDWFKSNVIYEVPKNYPGAGRRVYPGFLQYSGFVAMNPDRHANSHYDYFKDLIKGDEASAEHHRKFYDEYNAVLDMDADYYLETIATVFQEYKLVNGTWNVKNEQGELELVRPQDIKTTALLTVEGELDDISGSGQTRAAHDLCSSIPENAQKHIEVQGAGHYGIFSGSRWRKTVYPQVRDFILSHQPAAATAASAAGHVSSASDDAPVAESLIDDEHAKQPKTGQNSAPAPHKRNNHRARG